One genomic window of Camelina sativa cultivar DH55 chromosome 5, Cs, whole genome shotgun sequence includes the following:
- the LOC104786978 gene encoding dephospho-CoA kinase: MRIVGLTGGIASGKSTVSNLFKASGIPVVDADVVARDVLKKGSGGWKKVVAAFGDEILLPSREVDRPKLGQIVFSSDSKRQLLNKLMAPYISTGIFLEILKQWASGAKVIVVDIPLLFEVKMDKWTKPTVVVWVSEETQLKRLMERDGLSEEDARNRVMAQMPLDLKRSKADIVIDNNGSLDDLHQQFDKVLSEIRRPLTWTEFWRSRQ, encoded by the exons ATGAGAATAGTCGGACTAACTGGAGGGATTGCGTCTGGGAAGAGTACTGTATCCAACCTCTTCAAGGCTAGTGGCATTCCTGTTGTTGACGCTGATGTTGTTGCTCGA GATGTATTGAAGAAAGGAAGTGGTGGATGGAAAAAAGTAGTTGCAGCTTTTGGGGATGAGATTCTGCTCCCTAGTAGAGAAGTGGATCGGCCAAAACTCGGTCAGATTGTCTTCTCGTCTGATTCCAAGCGTCAACTTCTAAACAA GCTGATGGCTCCGTACATATCAACTGGTATCTTTTTGGAAATCTTGAAACAATGGGCGAGTGGCGCTAAAGTGATAGTTGTTGATATCCCTTTGTTGTTCGAGGTGAAGATGGATAAGTGGACCAAACCCACAGTAGTTGTGTGGGTTAGTGAAGAAACACAACTTAAGAGACTGATGGAGAGAGATGGATTGAGTGAAGAAGATGCAAGGAACAGAGTGATGGCTCAGATGCCGTTGGATTTAAAAAGGAGCAAAGCTGATATTGTGATTGATAATAATGGTAGTCTCGACGACCTCCACCAACAGTTCGATAAGGTTTTGTCTGAAATCAGAAGACCATTGACATGGACTGAGTTTTGGCGTTCAAGGCAATGA
- the LOC104786980 gene encoding probable calcium-binding protein CML48: MAYSNAYAPSAPELPESYVHQQHDGENRYRYAYQPTQQFSSSSGLFSPETHPEIVKSFESADRDWSGFLEESELRQALLCSGYQGISNRTIRFLMFIYKSPGDSLLRLGPKEYVELWNCLAQWRAIFDSYDRDRNGKMNSTELRDAFYHLGYMLPTSVLQLIQTQFDDGTGKTVELCFDSFLECGMIVKGLTEKFKENDPGYTGYATIPYDVFMLMVIPFIASYD; encoded by the exons ATGGCGTACTCAAACGCCTACGCACCGTCGGCACCGGAGCTACCAGAATCGTACGTTCATCAGCAGCACGACGGTGAAAACAGGTACCGTTACGCGTATCAACCAACTCAACAATTCAGCTCCTCCTCTGGGTTGTTTTCACCGGAAACGCATCCGGAGATTGTAAAGAGCTTTGAGTCGGCGGATAGAGACTGGAGTGGATTCCTCGAGGAGTCGGAGCTCCGGCAAGCGTTGTTGTGTTCTGGCTACCAAGGGATTAGTAACAGAACGATTAGGTTTCTTATGTTCATCTATAAGAGTCCTGGAGATTCTCTGCTTCGTCTTG GTCCTAAGGAGTATGTTGAGTTGTGGAATTGTCTTGCGCAATGGCGT gcAATATTTGACAGCTACGATAGGGATAGGAACGGAAAGATGAATTCTACTGAGCTAAGAGACGCTTTCTATCATCTCGGGTACATGCTTCCAACCTCGGTTCTCCAGCTAATCCAAACTCAGTTTGATGATGGGACTGGCAAAACTGTTGAGCTCTGTTTCGACAGTTTCCTCGA GTGTGGGATGATTGTCAAG GGATTGACAGAGAAGTTCAAAGAGAATGACCCTGGTTACACAGGCTATGCAACAATCCCTTACGATGTCTTTATGTTGATGGTCATTCCGTTCATTGCCTCCTATGATTAA
- the LOC104786982 gene encoding putative DNA helicase INO80, producing the protein MESEKVVVDELPLAIVRRVVKEKLSECSPDYDVSIHKEALLAFSESARIFIHYLSSTANDFCKDARRQTMKADDVFKALDEMDFSEFLEPLKASLEDFKKKNAGKRAGGGAAASKPAGGAAAKPTETKKRKQEGPSTQKNARKSKRDEGGNKNDEENENDNTEEENGNDEENENDDENTEENGNDEESENENGNDEESEMEHEENEKEDEGNSMEDNGNENDESGNEDISMEEIGSEDGEDNDNNNSSNSSGEEVEGDEEDD; encoded by the exons ATGGAGTCGGAAAAAGTGGTGGTGGACGAGCTGCCGCTAGCTATCGTGCGCCGGGTAGTGAAGGAGAAGCTGTCGGAGTGTTCGCCGGATTATGACGTCAGTATTCACAAGGAAGCGTTGCTCGCATTCTCCGAGAGTGCGAGGATCTTCATCCACTACCTCTCCTCCAC GGCAAATGATTTTTGTAAAGATGCAAGGAGACAAACGATGAAGGCTGATGATGTGTTTAAGGCTTTAGACGAAATGGATTTTTCAGAGTTCTTGGAGCCGCTTAAAGCTTCTCTTGAAG attttaagaagaagaacgcGGGGAAAAGAGCAGGTGGTGGAGCAGCAGCTTCGAAGCCTGCTGGTGGAGCTGCTGCGAAGCCCACAGAGACGAAAAAGAGGAAACAGGAAGGACCATCAACGCAGAAGAATGCGAGGAAAAGCAAAAGAGATGAGGGAGGTAACAAGAATGATGAGGAGAATGAGAATGACAACACAGAAGAAGAGAATGGAAACGATGAGGAAAACGAGAATGATGATGAAAATACCGAAGAAAATGGGAATGATGAGGAGAGCGAGAATGAAAATGGGAATGATGAGGAGAGCGAGATGGAGCACGAGGAGAATGAGAAGGAGGATGAGGGAAACAGCATGGAAGATAATGGGAATGAGAACGACGAGAGCGGCAATGAGGACATTAGCATGGAAGAAATTGGGAGTGAAGATGGTGAAGATaatgacaacaacaacagcagcaacagTAGTGGTGAAGAGGTAGagggtgatgaagaagatgattga
- the LOC104786981 gene encoding protein transport protein sec24, giving the protein MAVRATVSRFPIDVDAQEASGLPWGLTVTPFAAKDENGIGPAYGSNGHLLPRCENCYAYFNTYCELDQWAWSCSLCGTLNGLPSDAIARYSNPQSIPEMSSSFIDLELPLDGSEEEMTQARPVYVAAIDISSSEEFLELTKSALLAALEALSPGALFGLVTFSHKIGLYDVQGPIPVVKNVFIPPDAEGSLSLELEDVMPLLQFLAPVETCKDRIAAALETLRPITSWERSSGAAQGLDSVLMGGRGFGTAMEALFNYLGSEFGNTFALARVFAFLSGPPDYGRGQLDTSRYGEQYASKRVDADRALLPEQTPFYKDLATIAVQSGVCVDLFAVTNEYTDLASLKFLSIESGGSLFLYSSTDDSTLPQDMFRMLNRPYAFNCVLRLRTSTEFKPGNSFGHFFPDPQYENLQHIICCDSYATYAYDFDFADNTGFSRHSGEQPVVQIAFQYTVVVPPEGLSNSEMSSSSRGKHTLQRRLRIRTMQFGTARNINEIYDSVDHEVVLSLLVHKVILASLEDGVREGRALLHDWLVILTAQYNDAFNLVQYKNGNKSMSSQIDITFSQCPQLEPLPRLVFALLRNPLLRFHEEGVHPDYRIYLQCLFSVLDPSSLHCGIYPALMSYSTPDTLAYPRHSLSRAALITSGSPIFFLDAYTTLIVFYSSTADPSIPFPPPQDCLLRKTINKVKQERSITPKLMFIRGGQDDATTFENYLIEEQDVDGNGFASASFVSFLDDISQRVTEYMK; this is encoded by the exons ATGGCCGTGAGAGCAACGGTGTCGCGTTTTCCGATCGATGTAGACGCTCAAGAGGCGTCAGGACTCCCTTGGGGACTGACAGTAACACCATTCGCGGCTAAAGACGAGAACGGAATCGGACCAGCGTACGGATCTAACGGTCACCTTCTTCCTCGTTGCGAAAACTGCTACGCTTACTTCAACACCTACTGTGAGCTTGATCAATGGGCTTGGAGTTGCTCGCTTTGCGGAACTCTCAATGGATTGCCTTCAGATGCTATTGCTCGTTACTCGAATCCTCAGTCTATACCTGAaatgtcttcttccttcattgATCTTGAGTTGCCTC TGGATGGATCGGAAGAAGAGATGACTCAAGCGCGGCCTGTGTATGTCGCGGCGATTGATATCTCGT CTTCTGAGGAATTTTTGGAGCTTACAAAAAGTGCATTGCTAGCCGCTCTGGAAG CTCTAAGTCCAGGGGCTCTTTTTGGTCTTGTTACGTTCAGCCACAAAATAGGACTGTATGATGTTCAAGGACCTATACCAGttgtaaaaaatgtttttattccCCCTGATGCAGAGGGCAGTTTATCACTAGAACTTGAGGATGTCATGCCCTTGTTACAATTTTTGGCTCCG GTAGAAACTTGCAAGGATCGTATTGCTGCTGCCCTTGAGACACTCAGACCAATAACTTCCTGGGAGAGATCATCTGGAGCAGCTCAAGGACTGGATAGTGTGTTGATGGGTGGTAGAGGCTTTGGTACAGCTATGGAAGCTCTTTTTAACTATCTAGGATCTGAATTTGGGAATACATTTGCTTTAg CTAGGGTGTTTGCTTTCCTATCTGGTCCTCCTGATTATGGACGTGGGCAACTGGATACAAGTAGATATGGTGAACAGTATGCAAGTAAAAGGGTAGATGCTGATCGTGCTTTGCTTCCTGAGCAAACACCATTCTACAAAGACCTA GCCACCATTGCTGTCCAGTCAGGTGTATGCGTAGATTTATTTGCAGTTACAAATGAGTACACAGATTTAGCATCCCTGAAGTTCCTTAGCATCGAAAGTGGCGGTTCGTTGTTTTTGTATTCAAGCACAGATGATTCAACTCTTCCCCAAGACAT GTTTCGGATGCTTAACCGGCCATATGCTTTCAACTGCGTCTTGAGATTGAGAACGTCAACTGAGTTCAAACCTGGCAACTCT TTTGGTCACTTCTTTCCTGATCCACAGTACGAGAACCTTCAACACATCATATGCTGTGATTCATATGCAACATATGCTTATGACTTTGATTTTGCAGATAATACTGGATTTTCCAG ACATTCTGGAGAGCAACCAGTGGTGCAAATTGCATTTCAGTACACAGTCGTTGTCCCTCCCGAGGGATTGTCAAATTCAGAAATGTCATCGTCAAGTAG AGGCAAACACACACTTCAGAGACGACTAAGGATCAGAACCATGCAATTTGGAACTGCCCGCAACATCAATGAAATTTACGACAGTGTGGATCATGAAGTTGTTCTCTCATTGCTTGTTCACAAG GTAATTTTAGCCTCTCTGGAAGATGGAGTCCGAGAAGGGAGGGCATTGCTTCACGATTGGCTAGTAATCCTGACAGCACAATACAACGATGCCTTCAATCTCGTCCAATACAAAAACGGAAACAAGTCGATGAGTTCTCAGATTGATATCACGTTTTCACAATGTCCTCAACTTGAGCCTTTGCCTCGCTTAGTCTTTGCCTTACTGCGTAATCCCCTTCTCCGGTTTCATGAAGAAGGTGTTCATCCTGACTACAGAATCTACTTGCAATGCCTTTTCAG TGTGTTGGACCCGAGCTCTCTCCACTGCGGGATTTACCCAGCGCTAATGTCATATTCAACACCGGATACACTGGCATATCCGCGTCATTCATTGAGCCGTGCAGCATTGATAACAAGTGGTAGTCCGATATTTTTCCTAGATGCATATACCACTTTGATAGTTTTCTACTCATCAACAGCAGACCCGTCAATACCTTTTCCTCCTCCTCAAGACT GTTTATTGAGGAAGACCATAAACAAGGTTAAACAAGAAAGGAGCATCACACCAAAGCTGATGTTTATCCGAGGAGGACAAGATGATGCTACTACCTTTGAGAACTATCTTATAGAAGAACAAGATGTGGACGGTAACGGTTTTGCTAGTGCCAGTTTTGTGTCTTTCCTCGATGATATTTCGCAGCGTGTCACTGAGTACATGAAGTGA